One window of Candidatus Tokpelaia hoelldoblerii genomic DNA carries:
- the nagE gene encoding Protein-N p-phosphohistidine-sugar phosphotransferase (bhsal10420) translates to MKNLNIMNALQLLGRSLMLPIAVLPVAGILLRVGAGDLLNIPAISAAGGAIFDNLALIFAIGIAVGLARDNHGAAALAGATAFLILSGTLKTLDPEINMGVLGGIISGIMAGVYYNRFKDIKLPEYLAFFGGRRFVPIISGATALLLGFIFFYIWPPIQDGLKQIGNMIIASGSIGLFFYGVLNRLLIVTGLHHVINNLVWFQFGDFTDSAGKIVHGDLWRFFAGDKSAGAFMAGMFPPIMFGLPAVALAMYRCARPERRHLVGGMLLSLALTAFLTGITEPIEFAFMFLAPVLYAVHAVLTGISMVVMNLLGIKLGFTFSAGAFDYVLSYGISTNPWLLIPVGLVYFAVYYFIFSWAIRRFDLKVIGREDEQAGAAAPAATATSGSEAGREFVLALGGADNLPSIGACTTRLRLVVKDQNRIDEAKLKALGAMAVMKLRDGNVQVILGPIADNTAQDMRNYVSSGADTGSDSRQTAPVSTSAPMAATADSAVDLLSADMLANWLKALGGQENLQEARAIATTRLRLQLANDQALDINALSNLGAQAVEPLGNGLVHLIFGSDTLPRALATQLSE, encoded by the coding sequence ATGAAAAACCTCAACATTATGAATGCACTGCAACTGCTCGGGCGTTCGCTCATGCTGCCGATTGCTGTATTGCCGGTGGCGGGTATTCTGCTGCGCGTTGGCGCGGGGGATCTTCTGAACATTCCGGCTATTTCAGCCGCCGGGGGAGCAATTTTTGACAATCTGGCGCTGATTTTTGCGATTGGTATCGCCGTTGGCCTTGCAAGGGATAACCACGGTGCTGCCGCCCTTGCCGGTGCGACAGCTTTCCTGATTTTGAGCGGCACGCTCAAGACACTTGACCCGGAAATCAATATGGGGGTGCTGGGAGGTATTATCAGCGGTATTATGGCCGGTGTTTACTATAACCGGTTCAAGGATATCAAACTGCCGGAATATCTGGCATTTTTCGGCGGGCGGCGTTTTGTGCCGATTATCTCCGGCGCAACGGCATTGCTTCTCGGATTTATCTTTTTCTATATCTGGCCTCCTATTCAGGACGGGCTTAAACAGATCGGCAATATGATCATTGCCTCGGGCAGTATCGGCCTATTCTTCTATGGTGTGCTGAACCGCCTGTTGATTGTCACCGGCCTGCACCATGTCATCAACAATCTGGTGTGGTTCCAGTTCGGTGACTTCACAGACAGTGCAGGCAAAATTGTCCATGGTGATCTGTGGCGCTTTTTTGCCGGCGACAAGAGTGCCGGCGCATTCATGGCCGGTATGTTCCCGCCCATCATGTTCGGGCTGCCGGCGGTAGCGCTTGCCATGTATCGCTGTGCCAGGCCGGAACGCCGCCATCTGGTCGGCGGCATGCTGCTTTCACTGGCGCTCACCGCTTTCCTTACCGGTATCACAGAACCGATTGAATTTGCCTTCATGTTCCTCGCACCGGTGCTTTACGCGGTTCACGCCGTGCTTACCGGTATTTCCATGGTGGTGATGAACCTGCTTGGTATCAAACTCGGTTTTACCTTCTCCGCCGGGGCGTTTGACTATGTGTTGTCTTACGGCATTTCAACCAATCCCTGGCTGCTTATTCCGGTCGGTCTGGTTTATTTCGCAGTTTATTACTTCATCTTCAGCTGGGCTATCCGCCGGTTTGACCTCAAGGTTATCGGCCGTGAGGATGAACAGGCAGGAGCTGCCGCACCGGCTGCAACCGCCACCAGCGGCAGCGAAGCAGGCCGGGAGTTTGTTCTGGCTCTTGGCGGCGCGGATAACCTGCCCTCTATCGGCGCCTGCACCACACGGTTGCGGCTTGTCGTCAAAGACCAGAACAGGATTGATGAGGCAAAGCTGAAAGCACTGGGCGCTATGGCCGTGATGAAATTGCGCGACGGCAATGTGCAGGTTATTCTTGGCCCCATTGCTGACAACACCGCACAGGATATGCGCAATTATGTCAGTTCAGGGGCCGACACCGGCAGCGACAGCAGACAAACTGCGCCCGTCAGCACAAGCGCCCCAATGGCCGCAACGGCAGACTCTGCTGTCGATCTGCTAAGCGCTGATATGCTGGCAAACTGGCTCAAAGCGCTTGGCGGGCAGGAAAACCTGCAGGAGGCACGCGCTATTGCCACAACACGGCTGCGCTTGCAGCTTGCCAATGATCAGGCGCTGGATATCAATGCGCTGAGCAATCTCGGCGCACAGGCGGTTGAACCGCTGGGCAACGGGCTGGTGCACCTGATCTTCGGATCAGATACTCTGCCGCGCGCTTTGGCAACGCAATTGTCAGAATAA
- a CDS encoding Hypothetical protein (bhsal10430) has translation MINTEYENGFAAFLEKLNFKGKAMNDLFATNKAGLMDTAMLGALMGGFLAQSVKQKATITVQITKDTNAENVSIADLEEENNPADDDEKEDSHNNELKHLRDRFILELAERGVTPLQISQILRVRLRFINNLLRKQKGGETY, from the coding sequence GATAAATACTGAATATGAAAATGGTTTTGCTGCTTTTCTTGAAAAGTTGAACTTTAAAGGAAAAGCCATGAATGATTTGTTTGCGACAAACAAAGCCGGTCTGATGGATACTGCTATGCTTGGTGCTTTAATGGGTGGTTTCCTTGCCCAGAGTGTAAAGCAAAAAGCAACAATAACTGTACAGATTACCAAAGATACAAATGCAGAGAATGTAAGCATTGCTGATCTTGAGGAAGAAAATAATCCGGCTGATGATGATGAAAAGGAAGATTCCCATAATAATGAGCTGAAACATCTGCGTGACCGGTTTATTCTTGAACTGGCAGAAAGAGGCGTGACACCGCTGCAAATTTCACAAATATTGCGCGTACGGCTGCGTTTTATCAATAATCTGCTCCGCAAACAAAAGGGCGGTGAAACGTACTGA